A single window of Trichocoleus sp. FACHB-46 DNA harbors:
- a CDS encoding MotA/TolQ/ExbB proton channel family protein produces the protein MLIVELFIAGGIVMIPLVGFSIVATALIIERLVFWYRVKRRQKRVIRDVLRIYQHDGDAALLKLKQNADLPIARIFLEAVEVDHFPPHAFRLTMEGATQAELPTLRRFNSLFDMVIAIAPLLGLLGTVLGLIRSFASLNLGSAGSETAVQVTSGISEALVSTAAGLIVALFTLFFASIFRGFYKRQIAAIQEYCSQLEVLHLGRYEGFSSVSKVLQ, from the coding sequence ATGCTAATTGTTGAATTATTTATTGCTGGTGGCATCGTCATGATCCCCTTGGTGGGGTTCTCGATTGTGGCGACTGCCCTGATCATCGAACGTTTGGTTTTTTGGTACCGAGTGAAGCGGCGGCAAAAGCGGGTGATTCGTGATGTACTACGCATTTACCAACATGACGGTGATGCTGCATTGCTTAAGCTCAAACAAAACGCTGACCTACCGATCGCTCGCATTTTTCTAGAAGCTGTGGAAGTCGATCATTTTCCGCCTCATGCCTTTCGTCTGACGATGGAAGGAGCCACCCAAGCAGAGCTACCAACGCTCAGACGGTTTAACTCACTCTTTGACATGGTGATTGCAATTGCTCCTTTGTTGGGGTTGTTGGGAACCGTTCTAGGTCTGATTCGCTCATTTGCCTCGCTCAATTTGGGAAGTGCTGGTAGTGAAACTGCTGTGCAAGTAACATCAGGGATCAGCGAAGCGCTAGTCTCAACGGCGGCGGGCTTAATCGTAGCGCTGTTCACTCTCTTCTTTGCCAGTATTTTTCGAGGCTTTTATAAGCGGCAAATTGCAGCCATTCAAGAATATTGCAGCCAACTTGAGGTTCTGCATTTGGGTCGTTATGAAGGTTTTAGCTCAGTCTCAAAAGTATTGCAGTAG
- a CDS encoding biopolymer transporter ExbD gives MNIPEEADDIPQINIVPMIDVIFAILTFFIMSSLFLTRSEGLPVNLPKAQTAQSQQQSKMAVTVDEKGNVFLNRQPITVQELPAKVKAAMANNSEALVVVNADERVPHGQVITVMDQLRTVQGVKLGIATRRP, from the coding sequence ATGAACATTCCTGAAGAGGCGGATGACATTCCCCAAATTAATATTGTCCCGATGATTGATGTCATCTTTGCAATTTTGACATTCTTCATCATGTCATCTTTGTTTTTGACTCGCTCTGAGGGTCTACCTGTGAACCTACCCAAGGCACAGACCGCTCAATCACAGCAGCAAAGCAAGATGGCAGTCACGGTGGATGAGAAAGGAAATGTATTTCTAAATCGCCAACCGATTACGGTTCAAGAGCTACCAGCAAAAGTGAAAGCGGCGATGGCGAACAACTCAGAAGCGTTAGTGGTGGTTAATGCTGATGAAAGGGTTCCACATGGTCAGGTGATTACTGTCATGGATCAGTTAAGAACCGTTCAAGGTGTGAAGCTAGGAATTGCAACTCGTCGTCCTTAA
- a CDS encoding iron ABC transporter permease, with translation MVNKEMRIWGEDGRSSARGKHRPHKFQLVGLVVGIVLLIGCFIASITWGAADVNPSTVWQALTAFDGSTNHLIITNVRLPRALVALLVGAALAVAGALMQGLTRNPLADPGILGISAGAALAVVLSTFFLGTVSVQVQAWVAFAGGAIAAISVYLLGSVGRSGSTPLKLILAGSVLSYLLFSLTTGTLILSQRTLDEVRFWLAGSVAGRDLNVLLQILPYLLVGFILAFGMGKQITALTLGEDVAKGLGLQTGWIKAIAAMVVVLLAGSAVALAGPIGFIGLVVPHMVRFWVGVDYRWLLPHAAVWGAILLSLADLAARLVIKPQELPVGIMTALVGAPFFIYLARSQVKR, from the coding sequence ATGGTGAACAAGGAGATGAGGATATGGGGAGAGGATGGCAGGTCCTCGGCTAGGGGCAAGCATCGACCCCATAAGTTCCAGCTTGTCGGTCTGGTTGTGGGAATTGTTCTGTTAATTGGCTGTTTCATCGCCAGCATTACCTGGGGCGCAGCCGATGTTAATCCCAGCACTGTGTGGCAAGCCTTAACGGCTTTTGATGGTTCCACCAATCACTTAATTATCACGAACGTACGATTGCCGAGAGCCTTGGTGGCGCTGCTGGTCGGAGCTGCGTTGGCTGTGGCAGGCGCTCTCATGCAAGGCTTAACTCGCAACCCTCTAGCCGATCCTGGCATTTTGGGCATTAGTGCTGGGGCGGCTTTAGCTGTGGTGCTATCGACGTTTTTCTTGGGAACTGTCTCCGTGCAGGTGCAGGCTTGGGTGGCTTTTGCTGGAGGAGCGATCGCGGCGATTAGTGTCTATCTCTTAGGTTCTGTCGGACGCAGTGGCAGCACCCCCCTCAAACTAATTTTGGCGGGATCTGTGTTGAGCTATCTGTTATTTTCGCTCACCACCGGAACTTTAATTCTCAGCCAGCGCACTTTAGATGAAGTACGGTTTTGGCTGGCAGGTTCAGTCGCCGGACGCGATCTCAACGTCCTCTTACAGATTCTCCCTTACCTCCTGGTTGGCTTCATCTTGGCCTTTGGTATGGGCAAACAGATAACAGCTCTGACATTGGGGGAAGATGTCGCGAAAGGACTAGGGCTGCAAACTGGCTGGATCAAGGCGATCGCGGCAATGGTGGTGGTGCTGCTTGCAGGTAGCGCTGTAGCATTAGCAGGCCCGATTGGCTTCATCGGTTTGGTAGTGCCTCACATGGTGCGCTTTTGGGTAGGAGTCGATTATCGTTGGTTGCTGCCTCATGCAGCTGTGTGGGGGGCGATTTTACTGTCTCTTGCTGATCTCGCGGCCCGCTTAGTCATCAAACCCCAGGAGCTACCCGTTGGCATTATGACCGCTTTGGTCGGGGCTCCATTTTTTATCTACTTGGCGCGATCGCAAGTCAAACGGTAA
- a CDS encoding iron ABC transporter permease, translating to MKPIELPWLVIRSSAWPLSFKINRRVPLVLLGLTVATLLVMVWSVSYGEYPIAPLDVIKSILGLPTTNPDDGFVINTLRLPRVIVAFLVGTGLAIAGTILQGLTRNPLASPEIVGVQAGAGLAAVALIVLFPSLPAFALPIAAFAGALVAALLVYGLAWDRGAAPIRLILVGVGVAAIASALSSLLITFGNIEDVSQALVWLAGSVYGRTWEHVQALLPWLGVFIPLSLLCARDLNTLHLGDEVARGLGVPIERQRGLLLITCVALSGASVATAGTIGFVGLMSPHLARQLVGPAHEGLLPTAALVGGLMVALADFLGRSLFAPIELPCGVITAVVGAPYFFYLLYRNRNA from the coding sequence ATGAAACCAATAGAACTGCCTTGGCTAGTCATTCGTTCCTCCGCTTGGCCGCTCTCTTTTAAGATCAACCGCCGAGTGCCACTGGTGCTCTTGGGGCTTACAGTTGCGACGTTGCTGGTCATGGTCTGGAGCGTCAGCTATGGCGAATATCCCATTGCTCCCCTAGATGTTATTAAAAGTATTTTAGGATTGCCAACTACCAATCCTGATGATGGTTTTGTGATCAACACCTTACGCTTGCCCCGCGTCATCGTAGCGTTTTTGGTAGGCACTGGGTTAGCGATCGCCGGAACCATCCTACAAGGACTCACTCGTAATCCCTTGGCATCTCCAGAAATTGTGGGTGTACAAGCTGGGGCAGGCTTAGCAGCAGTAGCTCTGATTGTACTATTTCCCTCACTTCCCGCCTTCGCTTTACCCATTGCTGCCTTTGCAGGTGCTTTGGTCGCAGCGTTGCTAGTTTATGGTTTGGCTTGGGATCGAGGTGCAGCACCCATTCGCTTAATTTTGGTTGGCGTGGGTGTAGCGGCGATTGCCTCGGCTCTAAGTAGTTTGTTGATTACCTTTGGTAATATTGAGGATGTCAGTCAAGCCTTGGTGTGGTTAGCTGGCAGCGTCTATGGCCGAACTTGGGAGCATGTGCAAGCGTTACTTCCTTGGTTGGGTGTGTTTATTCCACTCTCTTTGCTTTGTGCTCGTGATTTAAATACGCTCCATTTAGGAGATGAGGTTGCCCGTGGTTTAGGCGTTCCGATCGAGCGGCAGCGGGGCTTATTGCTGATCACTTGTGTGGCTCTATCGGGAGCAAGTGTAGCGACAGCAGGTACAATCGGGTTTGTGGGTCTAATGTCACCCCACTTAGCGCGTCAGTTAGTCGGTCCTGCCCATGAAGGACTGCTACCAACCGCAGCTTTAGTGGGTGGATTGATGGTAGCTCTCGCTGACTTTTTGGGCCGATCGCTCTTTGCCCCCATCGAACTGCCCTGTGGGGTGATTACTGCTGTAGTGGGTGCGCCCTATTTTTTCTACCTGCTCTATCGAAACCGGAATGCATAA
- a CDS encoding ABC transporter ATP-binding protein: MHNSTSMESALTARKLTLAYDRATIIRDLHVDIPAHQITALVGPNGCGKSTLLKGLARLIKPQSGVVYLDSAAIAKLSTKEVAKRLGMLPQNPSAPEGLTVRELVAQGRYPHQSWLQQWSKEDEQLTEQALVITGMTELSDRPLDSLSGGQRQRAWIAMALAQNTDILLLDEPTTFLDLAHQIEVLDLLYELNQTQGRTIVMVLHDLNQACRYADYLVVMRQGNIYAQGVPPEIMTEAMVEEVFGLKSSIVRDPVAGTPMCIPISQKMPMKRDYVGQQL, encoded by the coding sequence ATGCATAACAGCACCTCAATGGAATCAGCACTCACCGCTCGCAAACTCACCCTGGCATACGATCGCGCAACCATTATTCGAGATTTGCATGTAGACATTCCAGCCCATCAAATCACTGCTTTGGTTGGTCCTAACGGCTGTGGCAAATCTACGTTGCTCAAGGGACTCGCCCGATTAATCAAGCCTCAGAGTGGTGTGGTGTATCTCGATAGCGCCGCGATCGCTAAGCTCTCCACCAAAGAAGTCGCCAAGCGCTTGGGCATGCTGCCCCAAAACCCATCAGCTCCCGAAGGTTTAACGGTGCGCGAATTAGTCGCACAAGGGCGCTATCCTCACCAAAGCTGGTTGCAACAATGGTCAAAAGAAGATGAACAGTTGACCGAGCAGGCGCTAGTAATTACAGGGATGACCGAGCTGAGCGATCGCCCTCTAGATAGCCTGTCGGGAGGACAGCGCCAGCGGGCCTGGATTGCAATGGCTTTAGCTCAAAACACAGACATTCTATTACTGGATGAACCCACTACATTTCTAGATCTAGCGCATCAAATCGAAGTTCTAGATTTGCTGTATGAACTGAACCAAACCCAAGGCCGCACGATCGTCATGGTGCTGCATGATTTAAACCAAGCTTGTCGCTATGCAGATTATTTAGTGGTGATGCGGCAAGGAAATATCTATGCTCAGGGTGTGCCGCCAGAAATCATGACTGAAGCAATGGTAGAAGAGGTGTTTGGGCTAAAGAGCAGCATTGTCCGCGATCCCGTCGCAGGCACCCCTATGTGCATCCCGATTAGCCAAAAAATGCCTATGAAACGAGACTATGTAGGACAGCAGCTCTAA